Genomic DNA from Acidobacteriota bacterium:
TTTGCTCGACTTCAACACCGCCACCGAAGAGCAGCTTGCGGCCCTGCCTCACTTTTCCGCGGACGTCGCCCAAGCCGTCCAGGAGGCCAGACCCTTCGACAGCATCACGGACCTCCACGCCAAGCTGATGGAGAACGGCTTGACGGCCGACCAGGCCTCCGAGGTCTACGGACAGGCCTTCCTCCACATCAACCTCAACACCGGCACCCGTGAGGAGATCCTCCTCATACCCGGCGTGGCCGGCCGCATGGCTCACGAGTTCGAGGAGTACCGCCCCTGGAAAGCCTGGAGCCAGTTCGACCGGGAGATCGGCAAGTACGTGGGCCAGGAGGAGACCGACCGGCTGAAGCGGTACGTGTTCATTCCCTTGAACCTGAACACGGCCACCTCGGAGGAGTTCCAGACCATCCCCGGCGTGGGCCGCCGCATGGCGCACGAGTTCGAGGAGTACCGTCCCTGGAAGTCCCGGCAACAGTTCCAGAGGGAGATCGGCAAGTACGTCGACGAGAAGGAAGTGGCGCGCTTGTGGCGCTACGTGGTGATCGAGTAGCCGG
This window encodes:
- a CDS encoding helix-hairpin-helix domain-containing protein translates to MNRTNVALWINRLAVALLSALLCSAAVTAQVGQGLLDFNTATEEQLAALPHFSADVAQAVQEARPFDSITDLHAKLMENGLTADQASEVYGQAFLHINLNTGTREEILLIPGVAGRMAHEFEEYRPWKAWSQFDREIGKYVGQEETDRLKRYVFIPLNLNTATSEEFQTIPGVGRRMAHEFEEYRPWKSRQQFQREIGKYVDEKEVARLWRYVVIE